Proteins from a genomic interval of Medicago truncatula cultivar Jemalong A17 chromosome 3, MtrunA17r5.0-ANR, whole genome shotgun sequence:
- the LOC11413162 gene encoding putative FBD-associated F-box protein At5g22720 gives MIFPLEPNTERITTNPNRNIENNEDRLSDLPDSILHHILSLLDTKQAFQTSILSTRWKNLPKHLSTLRLSSTVFYSFDSFMKSVSRILSHRDDLTSLHTLDLYNRHTHYFDFVDPDIFKSIVNCAEPFSALSKLNTLIIRQFRVLDAQTLCISNTTLVNFTMETYYDYKDIRKLELFTPSLTNFSFTGTPNLILSVSHPCSITHLYVNAEDIVGFVKEDSAVLLSWLLELANIKSLTVSSNTLQVKLTSLCNLESLQVEMKPLTPGLYKILSFRKFKKTRAGIRLKKDKFIPYGVVEFLLQNSPLAKINIIDNDD, from the exons ATGATTTTTCCACTCGAACCCAATACAGAGAGAATAACAACAAACCCTAACAGGAATATTGAAAACAATGAAGACAGACTCTCTGATTTACCAGATTCCATTCTCCATCACATTCTCTCCTTATTAGACACCAAACAAGCTTTTCAAACTTCCATACTCTCCACTAGATGGAAGAATCTCCCAAAACATCTCTCAACCCTTAGATTAAGTTCCACAGTCTTTTACTCTTTTGACAGTTTCATGAAATCAGTCTCTCGGATTTTATCTCATCGCGATGATTTAACTTCTCTCCACACTCTAGATCTTTATAACCGCCACACACATTATTTCGATTTCGTGGACCCTGACATATTCAAAAGCATTGTGAACTGCGCTGAACCCTTCTCCGCCTTGAGCAAGTTGAATACTTTGATCATTCGACAATTTAGAGTTCTGGATGCACAAACTCTTTGCATATCAAATACAACCCTTGTAAACTTTACTATGGAAACATATTATGATTATAAGGACATACGCAAACTCGAGTTATTTACTCCGAGTCTTACTAACTTTTCTTTTACTGGTACTCCAAATCTAATACTAAGTGTGAGCCATCCTTGTTCTATTACACACTTATATGTTAATGCAGAAGACATCGTCGGCTTCGTCAAAGAGGATTCTGCAGTCCTACTCAGCTGGCTGCTAGAGCTTGCCAATATAAAATCATTGACAGTCTCTTCTAATACTCTTCAG GTTAAACTAACTTCCTTGTGTAACTTGGAGTCACTACAAGTAGAAATGAAACCGCTTACACCTGGATTATACAAGATACTGAGTTTTCGCAAGTTCAAGAAAACACGTGCCGGAATTCGTTTGAAGAAAGATAAATTCATACCTTATGGAGTAGTGGAATTTTTGCTTCAAAACTCACCGTTAGCAAAGATTAACATTATAGATAATGATGATTAA
- the LOC11417697 gene encoding NADPH:quinone oxidoreductase → MAGAIKVVAISGSLRKASYNTGLIRSAIELSKNVVEGVDIEYIDISTLPMLNTDLEIEGNFPAEVEAFRQKILAADSVLFASPEYNYSVSAPLKNAIDWASRPPNVWAGKSAAIVSVGGGHGGAKSHYHLRQIGVFIDLHFINKPEFFLNAFQPPAKFNGDGDLIDQDAKNNLEGVLLSLKAFTLQLQGKN, encoded by the exons ATGGCTGGAGCAATTAAGGTTGTTGCTATCTCTGGTTCTCTTCGAAAAGCTTCTTATAACACCGGTCTCATCCGTTCTG CGATTGAGCTGAGCAAAAATGTGGTTGAGGGTGTTGATATTGAGTACATTGATATTTCAACTTTACCAATGTTGAACACTGATCTAGAGATAGAAGGGAATTTTCCAGCTGAAGTTGAAGCTTTTCGTCAAAAGATTCTTGCTGCTGATAGTGTTCTCTTTGCTTCTCCTGAATATAATTATTCTGTCTCAG CTCCACTAAAGAATGCAATTGATTGGGCATCAAGACCACCAAATGTTTGGGCTGGAAAGTCTGCTGCCATAGTGAGTGTTGGAGGAGGACACGGCGGTGCAAAGTCACACTATCATCTCCGACAAATTGGAGTTTTCATCGATCTTCATTTCATCAATAAACCCGAGTTTTTCTTAAACGCGTTTCAGCCTCCAGCAAAATTTAACGGTGATGGCGATTTGATTGATCAAGATGCCAAGAATAATTTGGAGGGAGTTCTTTTGTCCTTGAAGGCATTTACCCTTCAACTTCAAGGCAAAAATTGA